The Moorena producens PAL-8-15-08-1 genomic interval TGGGTGTCAATATCAATTCCTATAGTTTGGGGATAATTCACAGAAACTTTAAACTGAGCTTATACTTTATTAAATTCATTACAATTTCTTTGAATACGACACATTAATCCCACCATAGGAGCATAACTAATTATTCATAATAAAAAAACATAAAGAAAGGCGTTCGATGGAACGCCTCTACTTATAAGCACCTACACAGAATTAATCACCTACTCGCAATCTCTATAAACCTTAAATTGTAAGGCTTTGAGTTTTAAAAAATGTGTAATTAATTTTGTGCGCCTGCTTAGTGCCTTATTGATTAATTTGTTTAATTTTAAATTATGTCTATACCAAAGGGAACAGCGGATCTGGGAGCAAGGAGGGTGCATCTCATTTTTGCTGTTTGACTCGATGGTGCGTTACGGGTTGGGCTATTTCAATGGTGGCTTATAGGCAGAAAATCAGGGCTCGCCCACCCCTAACGCACCCTACGCAACATTTACAAAAGTGAGATACACCCAGCAAGGAGCAGGGAATAAAAATTTTAACAATTGGCTTAGGGTATCTAGGGTGCATCTCAATGCATGCATTGAGATGCACCCATCACATTAAAGTAACTGTGGAAACACGGAAATAGGGATGGGAGCATGTCACTTATGCAGCAACATTAGTACTAAGGTAATAGGTAATAGGTAATGGGTAATGGGTAATGGGTAATGGGTAATGGGTAATAGGTAATGGATAATAGGAACCCACCCCTAACCCCTCCCAGGAGGGGAAGGTAATAGGTCATCAGGGGAGCTAGTCCTGGATGAATATTTGTACATTATCTATAGCCCCCTGATGGGTAATTGCTTGCTCTACTGGAAAATAGTACTAATGTTTAAGCATTGCAAGACCTGCTCCCAATAGGGATTGAGTAAGGGGTAACATTAAGGGTTTTACCACTCAACTGCTATATTTAGTATTTCAGGTATATGTATATATTGGCGTTTCGATAATGTATAAGTTTTTGGAAAAATTATGCGTACCCAATGGTTGTCAGATATAGCTAAGGGAACAGGGAGTAGGGAGTAGGGAGTAGGGAGTAGGGAGTAGGGAGTAGGGAGCGGTGCGACCCCGCGCTTTTTCAAAGCTAAGCGTGAACGCGCAAGCCCTGGGAATATGGCATCAAAAATGATCACTATTGATTTATGATCCTTATAGATTATGGTTGCGCAACAGTAGTTAGCTCAATTATGGGTCGGGTAGCGTCGCCTTTCGGGCAAAGCCCGACGCTGCCCGAACGGCCAATCACAAGGGTTGTTAGCTTAATTATGCGTATGGAACGGTAGGAGCGCAACGGTAGAATTACAGCGATGGTGATCTAAGTTATGGGAACGCGCCCCGGGTGACCTAGGGTAAAGGGTAGCGTGGCCATAGGCCAATCACAACGGTTATCATCTAAGATTCCCGTTCGGCCAACTCCATCCAACGCTCAGTTGCTGTATCAATTTCTTGAGTCAAGGCCTCTAAGGTCTGATAAAGTTTCTGGACTTCACTGGTGTTTTTGGGAGGGGATTGATATAGGGTTTTCTCCAACTCAGCTTTCTGAGCTTCCAGTTGGGGAATCTGACTTTCGAGTTTCTCGAATTCCCGCCTTTCCCAATTAGACAGCCGACGGGGTTTGTTATTACTGGATGATTTTTTTGTGGAGGCCTCGACCTTAGAGGATTCAGGCTTTTTACTTTGAGTCTGAGCCATCTGTTGGGCTAGTTTTGCCTCTTCTTCTCGCTTTTTATCGATATAAAGGGAATAATTACCAGGATACTGACGTATGTTACCCTCAGATTCAAAGGCAAAGATTTTATGTACGGTGCGGTCTAGGAAATAGCGGTCGTGGGAGACAATAATCACACAACCATTAAACCCTTCTAGATACTCTTCCAGTACAGCTAGAGTTTGTACATCTAAATCATTGGTGGGCTCGTCAAGAATAAGTACATTGGGAGAACTCATCAGTACTTGCAACAGAAACAAGCGACGTTTCTCTCCTCCGGAAAGCTTATGAATTGGTGCATACTGTTGGTTGGGAGGAAATAAGAAACGCTCCAGCATCTGTGAGGCAGTAATCAATGTACCATCAGCGGTTGTGACATACTCTGCTACGTCTTTTAGGTAATCAATGACTCGCTGATTTTGATTAAGAGCTTCGAGCAAATCTTCTGAATGCTGGTCAAAGTAACCGATATAAATGGTAGACCCAATTTCAACGTTACCAGAATCGGGCTGAATGCGTGCAGTAATAATATCCATTAGGGTAGATTTCCCTACCCCATTCCCACCTATGATGCCAACTCGGTCATCGGGACTAAATTCGTAGGTAAAATCTTTGACCAGAATTCTACCGTCATAGCCTTTAGAAACATTGTCTAACTCAATTACTTTCTTGCCAATTCGACGACCAGGGGTAGAAATTTCTACTTTACCGTGAGCTTGTTTAAACTCTTTGGCTTGCATGTCGTGAATACGGTCAATTCGAGCTTTTTGCTTGGTACTGCGAGCCTTTGGCCCCCGTTTGAGCCATTCTAATTCTCGGCGCAATACCCCTTGATGTTTCCGTTGAGTACTGATGGCTGATTCTTCAGCTAAGGCTTTTTTCTCTAAATAGTAGGAATAGTTGCCAGAGTAAGTATACAGGTCTCCCCGGTCAATTTCGATAATGCGGTTGGTGACCTGGTCTAGAAAATAGCGGTCGTGAGTAATCAGTAATATTGCTCCACGATAACTATTTAGGTAACTCTGTAACCACTCTACGGACATGGCATCGAGATGGTTTGTGGGCTCATCCATTAACAATACCTCTGGTTCCGCTAGCAAGGCGGCTGCTAATGCAATCCGTTTACGATAGCCACCAGACAACTGACCAATGGGAGCATCAAAATCAACTATTCCTAATTTACTTAGAATAATTTTTGCCTTTGTTTCTAGTTCCCAAGCTCCTGTGGCATCCATCTGCTGGGTTACACTTGATAGCTGTGCTAGCAGTTGGTTATCCTCGGGATTGTGAGCCAATTTCTGGGAAAGTTCTTCATACTCACGAATCAGAGTCATCTGCTGACCACTATCAGCAAACACTTGCTCTAAAACGGTATGATTGTCATCTAAGTCTGGTTGTTGGGGTAAGTAAACAATTTTAGTTTTGGGATTAATGGAGAGTTGACCAGCATCAATGGGCTCAAGACCAGCAATTATTTTTAATAGGGTCGATTTGCCTGAACCATTAGTGCCAATTAGACCAACTTTATCCATAGGATCTAGACTAAAGGTAGCTTCTTTGAGGATTTCTTTAATTCCAAAGTCTTTGCGAACGGATTGTAGGGTGAAAATACTCATGAAAAATTTATAGGAAAGGGAGTAGGGAGTAGGGAGTAGGGAGTAGGGAGTAGGGAGTAGGGAGTAGGGAACAGGGAATAGGGAACAGGGAACAGGGAATAGGGAACAGAAATATGTCTTATATCAAGCCTGGTTGAATACCATAATTAAGGGGCGGGGGCGCGGGGAGATGGGGAGATGGGGAGATGGGGAGATGGGGAGATGGGGGAGGTTTTTATTAAGGGTAATTATTCTGACATGATATTAAGCTTTACTTCGACTGCTAGAAATTTATTTTAAAAAAACCCGTTTTCTATCTAGAAAACGGGTTTTTGTAGTTGTAATTTAACTACTAATACTCAACTGCAAACTATCAAACGTCTCACTAGTAACTAGCATTAAATTAAACAGTTTTTGATAATTTTATTGACATTTTGATGCTATTGAGGTATGTTGTTTAGGTCAAAGATAAAGGGAACACTGCTATTCCTATCACCACCAATAACGAGAACTTTAGGCATCTGAGCCCCACCATCTCGCCAAGCTGCGATCGCTTCTTTCTGGAGCACCAGTTCACCCCCTTGAGCTTTGAGGGTTTCGGCCAACAGTCGTTGAGCTTCTGCTTTACCCTGAGCGCGATTAATTTCTGCTTGAGCTTCTTGCTCAGCCTGCTGTGCTATATAGACAGCTCGTTGGGCTTGTTGTTCAGCTACCTGTTTTTCTTCAACTGCCTTGGCAAATTCCCTAGAAAAATTCAGGTCAATGACACTAGTATCCAATACTTGGACATCATACTTGGCTAACCTTTCGCCCAAAGCCTTATCAAAATCTTCTTTTAACTGACTCCGTTGAGTAATGGATTGTTCAGCAGTACGAAGTGCGGCAGCAATTTTAAATGACTCTTGAGTCTGAGGGGCAATAATTGTGGCCACTAGATTCTGTAGAGTTCCTTGTTTTCGCCTGATGCTAACCACCTTAGTGGGATCGAGGCGGAAGTTAATCGCAAATCGAGCGGTCAAATCCTGAAGATCTTTAGTGGAACTCTGGGCTGGGACTTCAAACTTCTGTACGGTGACATCATACACATCGACTATAGAGACGAAGGGCAGTTTGAAGTGGATACCTTCAAGCAGAGCGCCATCTCTAGCTTTACCCAAAATACTAAGGACTCCAGCCTGACCAGGATTGATGATTACAAAACAATTAAAGGTGAGGAGAATAACTAATGCTGCGATAATCCCCCCGACTAAAGATTGCCAATTTTGTGGATTTTGGTTCCTCAAGTTTTAATCTCCTTTTAAATTATCCCCCGGATGAATCACAGGGGAATTAAGCCCTGATGTTACCAGATCGGGCATTTGCTAGATATCGTAAGCCTTATGGCATCATATCTTCAGCATACTAGAAAAGTTCGTCTATCAGCTATCAGCTATCAGCTATCAGCTATCAGCTTTTAGCTATCAGCCATCAGTTATCAGCTATCAGCTTTTAGCTATCAGCTTATGGGTCACACAGGCTAGAAGCCTGTGCCACGCTAGAAGCCTGTGCCACGCTACACCGAACAGCTTATGGCTCACACAGGCTAGAAGCCTGTGCCACGCTACACCGAACAGCTTATGGCTCACACAGGCTAGAAGCCTGTGCCACGCTACACCGAACAGCTTATGGCTCACACAGGCTAGAAGCCTGTGCCACGCTACACCGAACAGCTTATGGGTCACACAGGCTAGAAGCCTGTGCCACGCTAGTTGAGGTGCCAAAGGCCAACGGCTGACCACTGACCACTGACCACTGACCACTGACCACTGACCACTAACCACTGACCACTGACCACTGACCACTGATAGCTGACCGCTGACCGCTGATCTCAAAACCCTATATCTTCCCTAGCTAATTGGGCGGCTAAAAATACTTCTTGATCGGACTTTTGTTGCCAATCTAGCTCCCCAATTTCCTGATAAAATTGTTGATCGTAAGCACGAGTCTTGACTACTACTGGCATTGGTACGGCATGTCCTAAAATCAAGGCTTGTTGCTTAGAATCGAGCTTGGCTAATACCGAACGCAAACTTTGGCCACCAGACACCCCAGTAAAAATTGCTTCAATATCTTTATCATCATTTAGCAAACAAGTAATCCGAGTTCCAATTTGAGACATGACTTCGTTATCAATGCCAGAAGGACGCTGGTCTACGACTAACAATGTCACAAAATACTTGCGCATTTCACGGGCAATAATCCCAAAAATTGTTTGACGTACTGTGGCTGGATCTAGGAAACGGTGGGCTTCTTCAATGGTAATCACTAGGGGACGGGGGCGATCGCTGGCATTTTTTGACTGCAAAAATATCTCGGCTTTTCTGACATAACTGCTATGAATACGACGGGTAATTAAATTAGTAGCTAACATATAGGAAAGCATGTTGGATTGGGAACCGAATTCTACGACAACATGCTTCCCGGCATCGAGAGATTCTAAAATTCCCTTGACATAATTATGGGGACAAGCACTGCGGATATATTTTAATTCATCCAATCGGCTTAATTTGCGCTGTAATGCCATAATTGAGGATTTGTTGCCTCGTTTTACTTCGCAAAATTCCTGGATTTCTTCATTGGTCATGGAGAGCAATTGTACAATCCAGGATTTGCCAAATTCATTGCGTAAAATAATGGCATTTTCTAGACTAGCTTCAGAAAGATTTAACTCTCCTCGGACTAGGTTGATATCTTCTACTTCAATCTGGTCATAACTTAGATAAAGCTCTTGGGCATCCCGAATCCCTCGTCGTCTGGTGGATTCTGGGTCGAGGGTATAAACCTGTACCTGGGATGGAAAAAGCTGGCGCAATCCTTTGACTGTACTAAATTGTTTCCCTTCCGATACGGCTTCCCAGCCATATTCCGAGTGCATATCAAAAATTAAATTTACTGCTGCTTGCCTACGGATAATCCCAGATAGCAGTAGCCGAGTTAGAAAGGATTTACCGGTGCCAGATTTACCAAAAACCCCGTTACTCCGTTCTACAAACCGATCTAAGTCAATGCATATGGGGACTTCCATGTCAAGGGGTTGACCAATGGAAAAATTCCGGCGATGGGGGTCATCTTCTGAGCCAAAGACTGCCCGAAAATCCCGTTCACTGGCATCGAATACTTGAGAAAAGTGGCTGGGAATTGTTTTTACTGGTAACAATTCCATCTCTTCGCTACTTTGAGCTTGAAAGGAGCCTAAGGGACTTTTTCCATTTAGTTCCACTGGCGGTTGTGATTGGGACTTTTGTGGCGTAAACATTAGCATCGGGGTTAAATTAATCGTACCGTAGGTGCCACTACCTGCGAGTACATCCCTTAGAAAGTCATCATTGGGATTAGGAGGATTAACCAGAATCCGCTGACTGGAGGTTCCTAAAGACACATCGGTCAGCATACAGAAGAAACGCGATCGCATTCCCTGAACCACCAGAAATTTCCCCACCCGCATATCTTCTACAGAGACATCGGGGTGTAATCGCACTTCTAATCCAGCAGACAGAGAGCCTTGAATAACTGAACCTAAAGGTTGACTTAAATCCATTACCACAATTGCCAGGACTATTGCAATGCTAAATCATTTGGGTTATAGGGAGTAGGGAGTAGGGAGTAGGGAGTAGGGAGTAGGGAGTAGGGAGTAGGGAGTAGGGAGTAGGCAATAGGTAAGGCAAGAGGCATGCTAGCAATAGGCAATAGGCATGCTAGCAATAGGCAAGAGGCAAGAGGCAAGAGGCAAGAGGCAAGAGTTAAGGCAATAGGCAAGAGGCATGCTAGCAATAGGTAAAAAATATTGTTAGAAACGCTATATAAATTAAGATAGTTTTAAATTTCAGACCTGAAGAATTTTCTGCTATCAGCTATCAGCGATTAGCGCTACTTGAGATGCTACTTGAGGTGCTATCAGCTATCAGCTATCAGCTATCAGCTATCAGCTATCAGCTATCAGCTCAAGGCTGACCACTGACGGCTGACGGCTGACCACTGATCGCTGACCGCTTAGGGTCAATTATGATTAATCGATCTCAATTGATGTGGGTTGAGAATCGCTGGGAGTATTGGAAACTAAAGGTTTGCGATAATCAGCATAGATGCGATCGCGCCAAGCAAAAAAGGTTTCGTAGAGGTTACTATCGGCAAAGCCAGGAATCCCTTGACCTTGATATTGCTGGGGAATATCGAGATAATTCCCATCGGGGAATTTCAGGAGCAGACTTAAACCAGCTACGGCCAAATCTGCTAAGCAAGGGGAGTTGCTGACTAGATAAGGACTATCCAGGAGTAACAGACTCAAGGCTTCTAGGTCTTGCTTGAGACCATCTTTGGCTTCCTTGATGGCATCAGTGCCACAACCGACACCAAACCCTAGAATATCTAAAAATTCCGAGGGTACCGAACCAACTACTGTTTTGAGCACATCAGGGGTTTGGTTCGGTAAGACGGATTTGCGGAAGTCGGGATTTTGGCTCAATGCGCCATAGACCACTTTCCGGCTCTTGGTACCAATGGATTCATCTGCCCATTCTTCGATCAGTAAGCAGAGTCCTCGTTCTTTGGGATCGGTAGGGATGATGGGTTTGTCGGGATACTTGCGATCCAAATACATTGCGATCGCAGTGGAATCACTAATCACTGTATCCCCATCTTTAAGCACTGGTACCTGACTTTGACCAGACAGTTGGAATAGTTCTAACTGTCCTACTCCTGGGGTTACCTCAATTTTCCGATAGTCCAGCTCTTTGTAATCCAGAATCAGTCGTACTTTCTCTGAGTATTGGGACAGTTCAAATTGATACAACTCCAGCATTTTGGATCTTCTCGCTGTTGATGTGGGACACTATGATACTTTAGCGCTTTCACATGAAGAGACAAGGGTGTGGGGTGTGGGGTGTGGGGGGTGTGGGGTGTGGGGTGTGGGGGTGTGGGGTGTGGGGTGGGGTGTGGGAAGATGGGGAGATGGGGAAATGGGGAAATGGGGAGATGGGGAGATGGGGGGAGTGNGGGGAGAGGCAAAANGAGACAAGAATTGAGGCAATATGATCGTTTTTTCGTCAATTGTTCTGTGTTCCCTATTCCCCTATTCCCTATTCCCTGTTCCCTATTCCCTATTCCCTGTTCCCTTGCGCGTAGCACTATAACTCCAACGAAACCCCTACTTTGGGAGTGATGACTTTGGTGGGCAGATTTTGCTGGAGGAGTTGCGATCGCAATTCTTCGAGACTACCCACTTCCCGCAGCACGGAAGCCAAAACCCCTTGATACTCTACAATTTCATCGGCTGCTGTGGGCAGAAAGACTTGGGGTTGTAACCATTGCGCCAACGGCAGTGCTGTCTTATGGCCTTGAATGACTGGCCCTAGTAACGGTAATTCTAAGGTCACCGCTGGGCTAATCACGATATCAACTGGGGCATAATCCTTGACTTCAGCAGGGGGATAGCCATGAGGTTCGTAGTAAAGACTTTTACCACTATCCAACTGCTTGATCAGATAGGCATTTTCCTGCTGGAATGGACCAATGGGTGCTCCTGGCAAGGCTCGGATTTCTATGTGATCTCCTAACGCAACGGTTTCACCAGCAGTAAGAGTAGTTACCTGGGTATAACCTAGCTGTTTGACTACCTTTGCTGCACTAGTAGAGGCCACCACTGGAATAGTTTTGTCTAATTTTTCCAAGGTTGGGGTATGGGCGTGGTCTTCTAAGCCTTGGGAGAGCAAAATTAGGTCAATTTTATCCGGAATGCGGTTAAGTGCTTCGGGTTTGTCCCCTTTAAAGAACCAAGGTTGGTTGCCAAAGACCAATGAACCCACTAACCAGGGGTCAATCAGAATCCGTTGCTCTGGGAGTTCCAGTAGCCAGCTGTTTGCGCCGAAATGGGTGAGATACATATGTATAGCTGTTGTCAATTAGGTGAAGTACAAATTTGTGGGTTTTAGGGAACAGGGAGCAGGGAGCAGGGAGCAGGCAAGAGGCAAGAGGCAAGAGGCAAGAGGCAAGAGGCAAGAGGCAACTTGACAACTTACAAGCTTACAACCTTGGCCTATTGGCCACGCTACGCGAACAACTTACAACCTTACAAGCTTACAACCTTGGCCTATTGGCCACGCTACGGGAACAACCTTGGCCTATTGGCCACGCTACGGGAACAACTTTCAACTTTCTAACCTTCATCATCCTCTTCAAAATTAACTCCCTCGTAAATATCACTAAAGTTAAGTTTAAAGTCGATAGTACTTAATTCCAAAATTCCATTTTCTGCGCTTTGCTCAGTGAGTAACCATTTTCCTTCACTGGTTTTGGTATGTTGAATCACATGATATCTGGCCTGATCTATCAATATATATTCCTGAAAATGTGGAATTGAGCGATAGTATAAAAACTTCTCACCTTGGTCATAATTTCTGGTAGATTTGGATAAGACTTCAACAATTAGCAAAGGATTCATGACCGTCGTCTTACCTTTGCCGGTATAGATCGGTTTCCCCTTAATTACCATAATATCAGGATAGGTATAGTGGCGATAATCAGGTATCCACAATCGCACATCACCGATATAAATATCGTAGGCTTGTCCTTTTAAGGCAAACTTCAAGTGAGCTGCAAAATTGAGAGCTATTTTATTATGATTTGTAGTGCCTCCAGCCATCGGTACAATTTCTCCATCCCGGTATTCACTTTTATAATCAGCAGCTTCTTCTAGTTCTAAATATTCGTCTGCTGTGTAATAGCGTTTTTTGTCTTGTAATAGCATAGTGATTTCCTTTGATAATTGATAATTGATAATTTATAATTTAGAATGGAGAATGAAGAATGTAGGGTGCGTTAGGGGCGGGCTTGCCCTCATTTTTAACTTCGAGGGCCAGTATTGGAATAGCCCGCCCCGTAACGCACCACCAAGTATAATGGAGAATTGAGAATTAAGAAGGAAGAATTGAGAATTAAGAATGGAGAATGGAGAATGAAGAATGTAGGGTGCGTTAGGGGCGGGCTTGCCCTCATTTTTAACTTCGAGGGCCAGTATTGGAATAGCCCGCCCCGTAACGCACCACCAAGTATAATTGAGAATTGAGAATTAAGAATGAAGAATTGAGAATTAAGAAGGAAGAATGAAGAATGTAGGGTGCGTTAGGGGCGGGCTTGCCCTCATTTTTAACTTCGAGGGCCAGTATTGGAATAGCCCGCCCCGTAACGCACCACCAAGTATAATTGAGAATTGAGAATTAAGAATGGTGAATTGGAAATTATGTCTTCTGCCTTCTGCCTTCTGCGTTCTTAGAGGAGGAGATATGAAAAGTTTTTTGATACTGAATTTTGCCCCCCTAGCCCCCCAATTCTGGGGGGAACAAGAATCAATTGGCTGGTATAAGTCCCCCAAACTTGGGGGACTAACGGGGGCTTAGATGTAGCAAATGAGACTTCTCAGACAACCTCTTAATTATCAATTATCAATTCTTAATTCTTAATTCTACATTCTTAATTCTTAATTCTTAATTATCCATTCTTAATTCTACATTCTACATTCTTAATTCTACATTTCTTCCCTAGGAAGATCGCCTACATCAAAAACAATCACAAATTCAGCATCAGGCATTAATCGTTTCAGAGCCTTTAAATGCCCTTCCGCATCAGAACGATTGCGAAAGCGACCAACAACAACTCGCTGCATTTTTGGTAACAGCCGAACGATGGCCCAGGGGTGTAGGCGGTGATAGTAAGTCATAATTGGGTTGTCTCCTTTGATGGGGCGATCTAGAGCCAGCCTAGAGATTTTAGACTGTTAAGTAGGCTGGCTCTTCCCATCTTAAATACGGGAAGGGGACTCCCTTTATAAACGTTAGTTTTAGCGGCAGGGGAATTCCCGCAGATAAATAAAATGAGCGTGCATAGAATCAGTATTAATTAACTTGGTATTCATAGCCGTCAGCTTTAAAGATTGTCTTTAGGTACTTTGGATGCACATCAATTTTTCTATCAGGTGTCTGGAGTACAAAACTTGGGCGATAACGAATAGCGATTCGACCTGTGTACCGTCCGGCATATTTTCCTTTCTTGATATCAGCTTTGACGATATCTCCTGTTTGAAAACCCCTGAAGAATTTGGCAGCAGGAGCATGAGCCTTTGGAAAACCGTATTTATTTGGTCGGCACCTTTGACGAACACCATGACCTTTAGCTGTAATTGTCAGTGGCTTCACTCCGCTTAGTAATAATTTTTCAGGAGTGGACTTACCTACACAAGCAGCATCAGTCCAATGGGTCTTCTCGATACCTCTAGTTTTCCGGTTGAACTTAGTCAGGCCACCAGACCCTGTCGAGACAGGTAGCCCAGTCAGTTTTAGTCTTCTCCATAATTCCCAACGGGTGGCGTTGACCGCTGCTGCATCTTTCAAAGGGGTTTTTGCTTTAGCTAATACCTTTTTGATAATTTCCGGTTTTTTTCTTAAAAATTTCTCAATCGGGTCATTGCCTTTTTTCTGATTACAGCACCGACAAGCTAGGGTCAAATTACTAACTCGGTTGCTACCACCTTTTGATTTAGGGGTAATGTGTTCAACTTCCAGGGGCACATTTTCTGCTCCACAGTAAACACAATTTCTACCCCACTTAGCTAACAGGTATTCTTTTACCTCAAACCCGAACAGCTCACCATGCTGATACTCAACTCCTGAAACTTCAGGGTTTTGAATTTTCTGAGTGTCGAAGCGAACTAATTCTTGAGAAATTGCAGTTACTGGACATAACTTTCTTAATCGTCTGACCCAAGTTTCAATATTGAAAACACGACTCATTAATGATGGAGGCAACCAACCTTCTAGACGTTTCCGGTTAAGAAATCGAGGCTTGCGGTAACGAGTCTTGCGATTTCGTCTACCTCGCCTTAAAGCTCGTCTAGATTCCAAAGAGTTTTTGATTTGTTGCCCTCGATGGTTGAGTTCTAAGGCGTTTGTAACCCGTCCAGTTTGTTCCTGAATGATAGCTATTCCCGTCGTTTTAGAACCTGGATCGATTTTGATTCGGTGTGGATGAACAACAGAATTCTGCGCTGTTCTATCCCGTAAAATGATAGTAAATGGATAGGCTTTGAAGACTTTAGCCCTGCCTTTTTTGAGTAGTTCTCTAGCTCGTGCTGGATGACACGGGTCTAGAGGGCATTTGTTTTTGTCTAATACAAAAATTCTCATTACTTTGAACACTCCGTAAAACGGGTAAAGTTTGCCTCGGCAATGTTATCTAGCCTTGTTAGGTACAACTCACTGGCTTAACTCAATTACACCTGTTTAAAGTTGTACGACAGTTGCTACAAACTGGCACGTATTTGTAGGTGTCATGAATTAGATAACGTAGTCTTAAATGACTTAGCCTGGTCAACTACGAGCTTGTTGCAAGCTCCCGTTATAACCCGGAGGGTTTAACGGTGAGTTATTGACGGACGTTTACCATCCACATTTCTAATATACCATAAAAAAAACAATATCATAACATATTTTGAAAATTTTTGTAACAAATTCTTGAGGGAGCAGGGAGTAGGGAGTAGGGTATGGGGTGTGGGGAGATGGGGAGATGGGGAGTCAGATCAGTTTTCCCTATTGCCTATTGCCTATTGCCTCTTGCCTCTTGCCTATTGCCTTTTGCCTCTTGCCTATTGCCTCTTGCTTATAATTAATACGATTACCTTTTAATAAAAATCAGACAAATGTCTATCCAACAAATAACTACAGAATATATTGCCATAGACCCTGACTATTGTTATGGTAAACCCCGCATCGCTGGGACAAGAATGCCTGTTGCTGCTATTGCTGAAATGTATTTGGATATGAAACAATCTGTAGAAGAAATTGCTCACAAGTATGATCTGTC includes:
- the iscB gene encoding RNA-guided endonuclease IscB, translated to MRIFVLDKNKCPLDPCHPARARELLKKGRAKVFKAYPFTIILRDRTAQNSVVHPHRIKIDPGSKTTGIAIIQEQTGRVTNALELNHRGQQIKNSLESRRALRRGRRNRKTRYRKPRFLNRKRLEGWLPPSLMSRVFNIETWVRRLRKLCPVTAISQELVRFDTQKIQNPEVSGVEYQHGELFGFEVKEYLLAKWGRNCVYCGAENVPLEVEHITPKSKGGSNRVSNLTLACRCCNQKKGNDPIEKFLRKKPEIIKKVLAKAKTPLKDAAAVNATRWELWRRLKLTGLPVSTGSGGLTKFNRKTRGIEKTHWTDAACVGKSTPEKLLLSGVKPLTITAKGHGVRQRCRPNKYGFPKAHAPAAKFFRGFQTGDIVKADIKKGKYAGRYTGRIAIRYRPSFVLQTPDRKIDVHPKYLKTIFKADGYEYQVN
- a CDS encoding DUF433 domain-containing protein, coding for MSIQQITTEYIAIDPDYCYGKPRIAGTRMPVAAIAEMYLDMKQSVEEIAHKYDLSLAQVHGAMAYYFEHWEDIDRHTIETDRLVEEIKVNNPT